A single genomic interval of Nostoc commune NIES-4072 harbors:
- the rseP gene encoding RIP metalloprotease RseP — MSVLAAIAVLAVLILVHELGHFVAARSQGILVNRFSLGFGPVLLKYQGKQTEYAVRAFPLGGFVGFPDDDPDSDVPPNDPNLLRNRPVLDRAIVISAGVIANLIFAYLVLVLQLGIVGIPKELTYKAGVAVQPVNQESVAYQAGIREGDIILAVNGQELPASEKSTPLLTKEIQTHPNQQIELKILRDNQQQTLKLTPKLGADGKGVVGVALSPNATAVYRRPNSPFEIFGIAANRFQQLFVGTLSGFGQLITNFQQTAGQVSGPVNIVKIGAKLAEDNSANLLSFAAIISINLAIINILPLPALDGGQLAFLLIEGLRGKPVPARIQEGVMQTGLVLLLGLGIFLIVKETTQLTSQLEWVQKLFQ; from the coding sequence ATGTCAGTTTTAGCAGCGATCGCAGTTTTGGCTGTTTTAATCTTGGTACACGAGTTGGGACATTTTGTTGCAGCCCGTTCTCAAGGCATTCTCGTTAACCGCTTTTCTTTGGGTTTTGGCCCAGTTCTTCTTAAGTATCAAGGAAAGCAAACTGAATATGCTGTCCGCGCCTTTCCCTTGGGCGGCTTTGTGGGCTTTCCCGATGATGACCCCGATAGCGATGTTCCACCCAATGACCCAAATCTACTACGTAACCGTCCAGTTTTAGACAGGGCGATTGTTATCAGTGCCGGAGTCATCGCAAATTTAATATTTGCCTATTTAGTGTTGGTTCTGCAATTGGGTATCGTCGGTATTCCCAAGGAATTAACCTATAAAGCTGGTGTCGCCGTACAGCCTGTTAATCAGGAATCTGTTGCTTATCAAGCAGGAATTCGGGAAGGAGATATTATTCTGGCTGTTAACGGTCAAGAACTCCCGGCTTCTGAAAAGTCAACTCCGTTGCTGACAAAAGAAATTCAAACTCATCCCAATCAGCAAATCGAACTGAAAATTCTGCGTGATAACCAACAACAAACTCTGAAATTAACGCCAAAACTGGGAGCCGATGGTAAAGGAGTAGTTGGTGTAGCACTTAGTCCCAATGCTACAGCAGTTTATCGCCGTCCTAATAGTCCTTTTGAAATTTTTGGCATTGCTGCTAACAGGTTTCAACAATTATTTGTTGGTACACTCAGTGGTTTTGGGCAGTTAATTACCAACTTTCAACAAACTGCCGGACAAGTTTCTGGGCCAGTTAATATTGTCAAAATCGGTGCAAAATTAGCTGAAGACAATAGCGCAAATCTGTTGTCTTTTGCGGCAATTATCAGCATTAACTTGGCTATTATCAATATTTTGCCTTTGCCAGCTTTGGATGGCGGACAACTCGCTTTTCTGCTGATTGAAGGTTTACGCGGTAAGCCTGTACCAGCCCGGATTCAAGAAGGTGTAATGCAAACCGGTTTGGTGTTACTCTTAGGGTTAGGAATTTTTCTGATAGTCAAAGAAACTACTCAATTAACTAGCCAATTGGAGTGGGTACAAAAATTATTCCAGTGA
- the serS gene encoding serine--tRNA ligase yields MLDIKQIRENPQLVQERLDSRSGKYDIEPILQLDRQQRELEGTRSQLQARSNEIGKIVGQKIKSGINPQDPEIQALRDEGNSVKATLSELEPQEKDLKAKIAQLVLALPNLPSDSTPLGKNEEDNVEVRRWGDEYIPQNPNILPHWEIGEKLGILNVERAVKVAQSRFVTLIGAGAALERALIQFMLSLHTQAGYVEVSPPLLVNTESLTATGQLPKFAEESFKCADDDLWLIPTAEVPVTNLYRGEILAAENLPIYHCAFTPCFRREAGSYGRDMRGLIRLHQFNKVEMVKFVEPSTSFDELEKLVGNAEAILQALKLPYRVVNLSTGDLGFASTKTYDLEVWLPSSGKYREISSCSNTIDFQARRADIRFKEAGKKGTQFVHTLNGSGLAVGRTMAAILENYQQPDGTVRIPEALQPYLGREVL; encoded by the coding sequence GTGCTGGATATCAAGCAAATACGGGAAAATCCGCAATTAGTTCAAGAACGATTGGATAGTCGTAGTGGTAAATACGACATCGAACCGATTTTACAATTAGATCGGCAACAACGGGAACTTGAGGGAACGCGCAGTCAACTCCAAGCTCGTAGCAACGAAATTGGTAAAATTGTCGGGCAAAAGATTAAATCTGGGATAAATCCTCAAGACCCAGAAATTCAAGCTTTGCGGGATGAAGGTAACTCTGTCAAAGCTACGTTGAGTGAACTGGAACCCCAAGAAAAAGACCTTAAAGCTAAAATTGCTCAACTTGTGTTAGCACTTCCTAACTTACCAAGCGACTCTACACCCCTTGGTAAAAATGAGGAAGATAACGTAGAAGTGCGGCGTTGGGGTGATGAGTACATTCCCCAAAATCCGAATATTCTCCCTCACTGGGAAATTGGCGAAAAGCTAGGTATTCTCAATGTTGAACGGGCTGTGAAAGTTGCCCAAAGTCGCTTTGTGACATTGATAGGCGCTGGTGCGGCATTGGAAAGGGCTTTAATTCAATTTATGCTGTCTCTCCATACTCAAGCGGGTTATGTGGAAGTCAGTCCGCCTCTATTAGTTAATACCGAGTCTTTGACGGCGACTGGTCAGTTACCCAAGTTTGCGGAAGAAAGCTTTAAATGCGCTGATGATGATTTGTGGCTGATTCCAACGGCGGAGGTTCCAGTTACAAATCTTTATCGAGGTGAAATTCTCGCTGCTGAAAACTTACCTATTTATCACTGTGCTTTTACTCCCTGTTTTCGCCGCGAGGCTGGTAGCTATGGGCGCGATATGCGGGGATTAATTCGCCTCCATCAATTTAACAAGGTGGAAATGGTGAAATTTGTCGAACCCAGCACATCTTTTGATGAACTGGAGAAATTGGTAGGGAATGCAGAAGCAATTTTACAGGCGTTGAAGTTGCCTTACCGAGTAGTAAATTTAAGTACTGGAGATTTGGGATTTGCCTCTACCAAAACTTATGATTTAGAGGTTTGGTTGCCTTCTTCTGGCAAATACCGCGAAATTTCTAGCTGTTCCAATACTATAGATTTCCAGGCGCGACGGGCTGATATTCGCTTCAAAGAGGCGGGGAAGAAAGGCACTCAGTTCGTACATACCCTCAATGGTTCAGGTTTGGCTGTGGGACGGACTATGGCAGCAATTTTGGAGAATTATCAACAACCTGATGGGACGGTAAGGATACCAGAAGCGCTGCAACCTTATTTGGGACGTGAAGTATTGTAA
- a CDS encoding DUF3611 family protein has protein sequence MSQTPDAPSSSSTLRAIAQIFRLLGWSSFWIQLALGVVSGVILLANSLFGRNIGSTNNAGTGFGVLLEVCGLLALGGGIYLAYRYTRIGNQLQSSNPSNRPRKSETVQVLRLGLWVNLAGILLTLLGAQAIVGSFTLRALSQGQLIFSAQANQAIISGLDMFVVLANIQTLQAHFAGLLASLWLLNRINRL, from the coding sequence ATGTCACAAACTCCCGATGCCCCATCATCTTCCTCAACTCTACGGGCAATTGCCCAAATATTTCGTCTTTTAGGTTGGAGTAGCTTCTGGATTCAGTTAGCTTTAGGTGTAGTTTCTGGCGTAATTTTGCTGGCAAACAGCCTTTTTGGTCGGAATATTGGTAGTACTAATAATGCGGGAACAGGTTTTGGTGTCTTATTAGAAGTTTGTGGACTTTTGGCATTGGGTGGAGGCATTTATTTAGCTTACCGTTACACCAGAATTGGCAATCAACTCCAATCTTCTAATCCCAGCAACCGCCCCCGGAAAAGTGAGACTGTACAAGTGTTACGCTTAGGATTATGGGTTAATTTGGCGGGAATATTGTTAACTCTATTAGGGGCGCAAGCAATTGTAGGTAGTTTTACGCTTAGGGCTTTGTCTCAAGGTCAATTAATATTTTCTGCCCAAGCTAATCAAGCGATTATCAGTGGTTTAGATATGTTTGTGGTTTTAGCAAATATCCAGACCTTACAAGCCCACTTTGCTGGACTGTTAGCATCACTTTGGCTACTCAATCGCATCAACCGACTTTAG
- a CDS encoding PadR family transcriptional regulator: MKLEDIYQFFENPPPTYLCQEVAVCYILSVLLQGESYGTELIERLETEYPTYRLSDTVLYSAIKFLEDERAITGYWKKLEGRGRPRRMYQVSPEWHVQAQDLAFQWLDYINKRTK; the protein is encoded by the coding sequence ATGAAACTTGAGGATATATATCAATTCTTTGAGAATCCTCCGCCAACTTACCTTTGTCAGGAAGTAGCAGTTTGTTACATACTGTCTGTTTTATTACAAGGTGAATCTTACGGAACCGAGTTGATTGAGCGATTAGAAACTGAATATCCAACCTATAGACTTTCGGATACCGTACTTTATAGTGCAATCAAATTTCTGGAAGATGAAAGGGCAATTACTGGATATTGGAAGAAACTCGAAGGACGAGGACGCCCCAGGCGAATGTACCAAGTTTCTCCAGAATGGCACGTTCAAGCGCAGGATTTAGCTTTTCAATGGCTTGACTACATCAACAAGAGGACAAAGTAA
- a CDS encoding cofactor assembly of complex C subunit B yields MDTAILPSTFLLTLLLSVGLFFFIRASTKDRIETAQLVSEQDEAALMSQLKEYFRSRSYRVAQVDREQNQVTFEGNVRPSWFLAIFLTLLAATGIVSLLLVVYLLFPNFSTFVLPMVLLSPLSGLFYWKKSGRLEKVSLKVETTQSEQTSSSKITVVAHRDELGELQRILQLKAAE; encoded by the coding sequence ATGGATACTGCTATTTTGCCATCTACGTTCCTGCTAACCTTGTTGTTATCAGTTGGGCTGTTTTTCTTTATTCGTGCCTCGACTAAAGACCGCATAGAAACAGCACAACTGGTATCTGAGCAAGACGAAGCTGCTTTAATGTCTCAATTAAAAGAGTATTTTCGTTCGCGGTCTTACCGAGTAGCACAGGTAGACCGAGAACAAAACCAAGTGACTTTTGAAGGTAATGTTCGCCCCAGTTGGTTTTTAGCTATATTTTTAACTCTGCTGGCAGCGACTGGTATTGTTTCTCTATTACTAGTCGTGTACCTGCTTTTTCCTAATTTCAGTACCTTTGTTCTGCCTATGGTACTGCTGTCGCCTTTGAGTGGTCTATTTTATTGGAAAAAATCTGGAAGACTTGAGAAGGTGTCGCTCAAAGTAGAAACAACTCAGAGCGAACAAACCTCCTCAAGTAAAATCACTGTAGTCGCCCATCGAGATGAACTGGGCGAGTTACAGAGGATTCTACAGCTCAAGGCTGCTGAATAA
- a CDS encoding DUF3155 domain-containing protein, producing MARRRKRKSRRRQEGRRILEHVPQYSIESGEEKPVTAARRFIQAEGILPPALLLVKRNEHTTDRYFWAEKGLFGAQYVEENHFLFPSLRVLEPSPGQEPLALASR from the coding sequence TTGGCAAGGAGACGCAAAAGGAAAAGTCGTCGTCGTCAGGAAGGACGGCGAATTTTGGAACATGTGCCTCAATATAGCATCGAAAGTGGCGAAGAAAAACCTGTGACAGCAGCGAGAAGATTCATTCAAGCTGAAGGTATTTTGCCACCTGCGTTGCTACTCGTAAAGCGAAATGAACACACCACAGACCGTTATTTCTGGGCAGAAAAGGGACTCTTTGGTGCTCAATACGTAGAGGAAAACCATTTCTTGTTTCCTAGCTTGAGGGTGTTAGAACCTTCGCCAGGTCAAGAACCTCTTGCTTTAGCTAGTCGGTGA
- a CDS encoding sensor histidine kinase, producing the protein MLMSASSDFLALCREQIALLTQGLGATLSIVYLTQELVETPSGEAKLIPVVIYPETALLPAGEETAEATVHKQLQVGNVFILPNQQRRLLTAGSESPTSSPESEIPDASQPHLKEEYLFSGNQIVLPLVYEGVMMGLLVTGREDRGWNEHEESQIQRIAQTLAIACILDQRRAWFEQQLHEQQVLQEKQRDLLDNLLHQFRNPLTALRTFGKLLLKRLRPADTNRNVANSIVRESDRLQELLQQFDQVIDLTEADLAPLHLPEEVFVEATIQKDAKPPLLLPGTGDKAVDCSLADILEPLLISAKAIAQERKLKLITEIQQNSPLVRANVKALREVLTNIIDNALKYTPTGGKILIQAGQEKANFQGIVISDNGPGIPPQDLEHLGERHYRGVQAQTEIPGTGLGLAIAKQLIEQMQGEIEVFSPAINSKITSTDAPGTTFIIWLPEV; encoded by the coding sequence ATGTTAATGTCTGCCAGTTCCGATTTTCTTGCTTTATGTCGAGAGCAAATAGCGCTACTAACCCAAGGGCTGGGAGCAACTTTAAGTATTGTGTACCTGACGCAAGAATTGGTAGAGACTCCTTCGGGTGAGGCCAAACTGATTCCTGTAGTAATCTACCCCGAAACAGCATTATTACCAGCAGGGGAAGAGACTGCTGAAGCGACAGTACACAAACAACTTCAAGTTGGAAATGTGTTTATATTACCCAATCAACAGAGAAGGTTATTGACAGCAGGATCAGAATCTCCAACCTCGTCACCGGAGTCTGAGATCCCAGATGCGTCTCAACCGCATCTAAAAGAGGAATATTTATTTAGTGGTAACCAAATTGTTTTACCTCTGGTTTATGAGGGTGTGATGATGGGGTTATTAGTGACGGGTAGGGAAGATCGGGGATGGAATGAACACGAAGAAAGTCAGATTCAACGCATAGCCCAAACACTGGCGATCGCTTGTATTTTAGATCAACGGCGAGCATGGTTTGAGCAGCAGTTACATGAGCAACAAGTTCTTCAAGAAAAACAGCGAGATTTGCTAGATAATCTGTTGCATCAGTTTCGTAACCCATTAACAGCATTGCGGACTTTTGGTAAACTGCTATTGAAAAGGCTCAGACCAGCAGACACAAACCGAAATGTGGCAAATAGTATTGTGCGGGAAAGCGATCGCCTCCAAGAATTGCTGCAACAATTTGATCAAGTAATTGATTTGACAGAGGCAGATTTAGCACCACTACATCTTCCTGAAGAAGTATTTGTAGAAGCAACTATTCAAAAAGATGCTAAACCGCCGCTATTATTGCCGGGAACAGGAGATAAAGCAGTTGACTGCTCTTTAGCAGATATATTAGAACCATTATTAATATCAGCCAAAGCGATCGCCCAAGAGCGAAAGCTAAAACTAATAACTGAAATACAACAGAATTCACCCCTAGTACGTGCCAACGTCAAAGCATTACGAGAGGTATTAACTAACATTATTGATAATGCTTTGAAATACACTCCCACTGGTGGCAAAATTTTAATTCAGGCGGGGCAAGAAAAGGCTAATTTTCAGGGAATTGTCATTAGTGACAACGGGCCTGGCATTCCGCCCCAAGATTTAGAACATCTTGGAGAACGGCATTATCGGGGTGTACAAGCGCAAACAGAAATCCCCGGTACTGGTTTGGGGTTAGCGATCGCAAAACAATTAATAGAGCAAATGCAGGGCGAAATCGAGGTTTTCAGCCCTGCAATCAACTCTAAGATAACTTCAACCGATGCACCGGGAACTACGTTTATTATTTGGTTACCGGAAGTTTAG
- a CDS encoding S-layer homology domain-containing protein, with the protein MFTLNSLQSGTAALMALSVTVGTVAPFIAASPSFAQTTFSDVSSNYWAAQFIQELSQRGVIAGFPDGSFRPEEAVTRAQFAAMVNKAFQKPAQRQAINFADVPSNYWASNAIQQAYTIGFLSGYPGNRFEPNQAIPRQQVLVSLANGLEYTPSGNTESTLQYFNDASNIASYARSPIAAATQKQIVVNYPNVKFLNPTATATRAQVAAFIYQALVSSNQASAINSPYVVAIGSTTPTPIAVTIPQGTAIPVKYDKAEKILVTKDETAPLTLTVSQNVVTQEGSVVIPAGSQVIGQLKPATGGSQFVAEKLVLTNGQEYQLNATSDVITKTETVKKGTSIGSILKDTVLGAGAATAVSAVTGDRAIATEEVLGGAGIGALVGLFFGKNSVDLIAIDPDTDLQMTINQNLLVSLK; encoded by the coding sequence ATGTTTACTTTAAATAGTTTGCAATCTGGAACAGCAGCACTCATGGCTTTAAGCGTCACAGTCGGTACTGTAGCGCCTTTCATTGCAGCTTCACCATCTTTTGCTCAAACTACTTTTTCTGATGTTTCATCTAATTATTGGGCAGCACAATTTATTCAAGAATTGTCACAGCGAGGTGTAATTGCCGGATTTCCTGATGGTAGTTTCCGCCCTGAAGAAGCAGTGACACGCGCTCAATTTGCCGCTATGGTCAACAAAGCTTTCCAAAAACCAGCGCAACGGCAAGCAATCAATTTTGCTGATGTGCCCAGCAACTATTGGGCATCCAATGCCATTCAACAAGCCTATACCATTGGTTTCTTATCTGGTTATCCTGGAAATCGTTTTGAGCCTAACCAAGCTATTCCCCGCCAGCAGGTTTTAGTTTCCCTCGCTAATGGTCTGGAATATACTCCTAGCGGCAATACCGAAAGTACTTTGCAATACTTCAACGATGCTTCTAACATCGCTAGCTATGCCCGTAGCCCGATCGCAGCAGCAACCCAAAAGCAAATTGTGGTGAACTATCCTAATGTGAAGTTCTTAAATCCAACTGCAACCGCCACTCGCGCCCAGGTAGCAGCTTTTATCTACCAAGCATTGGTTAGTTCTAATCAAGCCTCAGCAATTAACTCGCCTTATGTTGTGGCTATCGGTTCTACTACCCCAACACCTATAGCTGTGACAATTCCTCAAGGGACTGCTATCCCCGTGAAGTATGACAAGGCAGAAAAAATTCTGGTTACAAAGGATGAAACAGCGCCTTTGACATTAACAGTATCCCAAAACGTGGTTACGCAAGAAGGTTCTGTAGTAATTCCGGCTGGTAGTCAAGTTATTGGTCAACTCAAACCTGCTACAGGTGGTTCTCAATTCGTTGCCGAGAAACTGGTTTTGACCAATGGTCAGGAGTATCAGCTTAACGCTACTTCAGACGTGATTACCAAAACTGAAACCGTCAAGAAGGGTACTAGTATTGGTTCAATTCTCAAAGATACTGTATTGGGCGCAGGTGCAGCAACTGCGGTATCTGCCGTCACAGGCGATCGCGCCATTGCTACAGAAGAAGTCTTGGGTGGTGCTGGTATCGGTGCGTTGGTTGGTCTGTTCTTCGGCAAAAATAGTGTTGACTTAATCGCCATTGACCCAGATACCGATTTACAAATGACTATCAATCAAAATTTACTAGTCTCGCTCAAATAG
- a CDS encoding conjugal transfer protein TrbI: protein MTCLHQWKSGTAALMAIAVTASVTAPLLTLAPANAQYRIGQDRVGQYGNVTIPSGVALPVTYEKETITIAPGESKSLTLRIANDIIDRNRNVLIPAGTKVNGRLESVDLDSYYSRTTDDNQGKGVRFVAQELEFSNGQRQPINASSRTYTTTQKVSQGPSTGQVLTDAAIGAGAGLLGSLVTGNRKIDDLKPVLGGAAGAGASVLLRKKQGSAFVLRPAQDLKLTLNSNLNLVPQSRY from the coding sequence ATGACTTGCCTACATCAATGGAAATCTGGAACTGCTGCGCTCATGGCAATAGCCGTTACTGCAAGCGTCACTGCCCCACTGTTAACTTTAGCTCCTGCTAATGCACAATACAGAATTGGGCAAGACAGAGTTGGGCAATATGGAAACGTTACTATTCCTTCTGGGGTTGCTTTACCTGTTACCTACGAGAAAGAGACAATCACTATTGCTCCTGGGGAAAGTAAATCTCTAACCTTGAGAATAGCGAATGACATTATTGACAGAAATAGAAATGTCTTGATTCCCGCCGGGACTAAAGTAAATGGACGATTAGAATCTGTTGATTTAGATAGTTATTATTCAAGAACTACAGATGATAATCAAGGGAAAGGCGTGCGGTTTGTAGCTCAAGAATTAGAATTTTCTAATGGTCAGCGTCAGCCAATTAATGCAAGTTCTCGGACATATACCACAACTCAAAAAGTTTCACAGGGGCCCAGCACAGGTCAGGTTTTAACTGATGCAGCTATTGGTGCTGGTGCTGGTCTTTTAGGTTCACTAGTAACTGGTAACCGCAAAATTGACGATTTAAAACCTGTTCTCGGTGGGGCTGCGGGTGCGGGAGCAAGTGTGCTTTTGAGGAAAAAACAAGGAAGTGCCTTTGTTCTTAGACCCGCACAGGATTTGAAGCTTACACTGAATTCTAACTTGAATTTAGTACCACAATCCCGCTACTAG
- a CDS encoding choice-of-anchor K domain-containing protein codes for MKLSLIFATAISSFFVGATIALGFSDQADALSFSGISTGTWGEPTPGSIDINPNPIYTGVGNNIFTWGDANVCLPSPNPSGCTITGSNKLTFIGNSFSTDINSVFKVGDLAYFNGTVVKGTSVEEVPLNLNVSFSSPVGISQVFDLKLHLVNTPNSVTNSEEENADLVFIDENLSNRTFAFEGNKYTLELTGFNPDVGQISIKALEGGTTKTAIYAKIKSIPEPATVAGLFLLGMYLISSKKLLEKK; via the coding sequence ATGAAACTAAGTTTGATTTTTGCGACTGCTATCTCTAGTTTTTTTGTGGGTGCGACTATAGCACTTGGTTTCTCTGACCAAGCAGATGCTCTAAGTTTTTCTGGTATCTCTACTGGTACATGGGGAGAACCTACTCCAGGAAGCATCGATATCAATCCCAATCCCATATACACAGGTGTGGGAAACAACATATTTACTTGGGGTGATGCTAATGTGTGTCTACCAAGTCCAAATCCTAGTGGGTGTACAATAACAGGCTCAAATAAACTTACCTTTATTGGAAATTCGTTTTCAACTGACATTAACTCTGTATTCAAAGTAGGTGATTTAGCTTACTTTAATGGAACTGTAGTTAAAGGTACAAGTGTTGAAGAGGTGCCTTTAAATCTCAATGTATCCTTCAGCTCTCCCGTTGGAATCAGTCAAGTTTTTGACTTGAAATTGCATCTAGTAAATACACCTAATAGCGTAACAAATTCTGAAGAAGAGAATGCAGACCTTGTATTTATAGACGAAAACTTGAGTAATCGGACTTTTGCCTTTGAAGGCAATAAATACACGCTTGAACTAACTGGTTTTAATCCAGACGTTGGGCAGATAAGTATTAAGGCTCTTGAAGGAGGCACAACTAAAACAGCTATTTATGCCAAAATCAAAAGCATACCTGAACCTGCAACAGTAGCGGGTCTATTCCTGCTAGGCATGTACCTGATATCTAGTAAAAAATTGCTGGAGAAGAAATAG
- a CDS encoding tetratricopeptide repeat protein: MSVNDTAQNDNSTWNRQVYQRLKLALSLGLRRQLFLAVCDDLHLRNQVATRLHSTLAYPIGQVLSQRSNAQENSTLAYPRLVTLRLNLNDPNPIIQINQWLANYPPPIVGASKDTPGRPFPVPAFQIVGVEHLTKQPVATQRLFLHHLRRSEQYFSVQESNLLLWIPRPWLSAIKQSAPQFWRCRTGVFVFAGEPTPATQNSGYPERFSNPRSLDLGYIEQSIVDESVTQTELRSADTELKLKNNSDFPAETQGNSVDKTQESPSTADLLKAAPQQQESTNRSGSASNNQSLSSLSHISSELTELVIATINTNIVQHTEDYLQPQQILLEIEELHQKQVPGEVLAEAYHRLGTLYRLRIEQGESTLENLMVAIIAYQEAISYDEASPQLPDILNDLGTLYWMLYRTPPNSEEGQTYIEQAIEFYQLALKMISPQTHSETYARVQNNLGTAYGDLARFSHPSENWQQAILAYNEALSYRTAEMDSLKYAACQNNLGTAYWHLGQYNQPIVHLKKAIAAYNEALVHYNPEQEPLKYGMIQNNIGTACWNLAQYEQPAQNLQLAIDVYTEALKYRTPANVPSACAATQNNLGTAYWHLANLSQTTKEARQKYLQLCISAYEEAVALAHSLSGIPLSFDLLASYNNLGLAHYQLVIDKSFNDDKATRSQHLEIALDNHLQALNGLSKQPEAYQTSFNYIVKTIRAFHNELGIQGQNLALSKVPSQLLPEILSKL; this comes from the coding sequence ATGAGCGTGAATGATACTGCACAAAATGATAATTCCACTTGGAATCGGCAAGTATACCAACGATTGAAACTTGCCTTAAGTCTTGGTTTACGACGGCAACTTTTTTTAGCAGTATGTGATGATTTACACTTGAGAAATCAAGTAGCAACTCGTCTGCATTCTACATTGGCTTATCCTATTGGACAAGTGCTATCTCAGCGATCAAATGCCCAAGAAAATAGCACTCTAGCTTATCCGCGATTAGTTACGTTGCGTTTGAATTTAAATGATCCCAATCCCATAATTCAAATAAATCAATGGTTGGCAAACTATCCACCGCCAATTGTTGGAGCATCAAAAGATACCCCTGGAAGACCTTTTCCAGTACCAGCATTTCAGATTGTCGGCGTGGAGCATCTCACCAAGCAACCAGTCGCTACACAACGGTTATTTTTGCACCATCTCCGCCGAAGCGAACAATATTTCTCTGTACAAGAATCTAACTTGCTGTTATGGATACCGCGTCCTTGGTTATCTGCTATCAAGCAATCAGCGCCACAGTTTTGGCGTTGTCGGACTGGCGTATTTGTGTTTGCCGGAGAACCTACACCAGCGACTCAGAATTCAGGTTATCCAGAACGTTTTTCTAATCCCAGAAGCTTGGATCTAGGCTATATTGAGCAGTCAATTGTAGATGAATCAGTTACCCAAACAGAACTTAGAAGCGCCGATACTGAGTTAAAGTTGAAGAATAATTCCGATTTTCCGGCAGAAACACAAGGGAATAGCGTAGATAAAACCCAGGAATCGCCATCGACAGCAGATTTATTAAAGGCTGCGCCACAACAGCAGGAATCTACTAATAGGTCTGGTAGCGCAAGTAATAATCAATCGCTGTCGTCTTTATCTCATATTAGTAGCGAGTTAACGGAGCTAGTAATAGCAACAATAAATACAAATATTGTCCAACATACAGAGGATTACTTGCAACCGCAGCAGATTTTGTTGGAGATTGAAGAATTACACCAAAAACAAGTTCCAGGAGAAGTACTGGCAGAAGCTTATCATCGCTTGGGCACTTTATACCGCCTTCGCATTGAGCAAGGAGAGTCAACCCTAGAAAATCTGATGGTGGCAATTATTGCCTATCAGGAGGCTATTAGCTATGACGAAGCCTCACCACAACTCCCAGATATCTTAAATGATTTGGGTACACTCTACTGGATGCTATACCGTACACCGCCTAATTCTGAGGAAGGACAAACTTATATAGAGCAGGCAATAGAATTTTATCAGTTAGCGTTGAAGATGATCTCGCCCCAGACACACTCAGAAACTTACGCTCGTGTACAAAATAATTTGGGGACAGCTTATGGTGATTTAGCTCGTTTTTCTCACCCATCTGAAAATTGGCAGCAAGCAATTTTAGCTTACAATGAAGCACTGAGCTACCGTACAGCCGAGATGGATTCATTAAAGTATGCGGCTTGCCAGAACAATTTGGGTACTGCTTACTGGCATTTAGGGCAATACAACCAACCGATTGTGCATTTAAAGAAAGCGATCGCAGCTTACAACGAAGCACTTGTACACTACAACCCCGAACAAGAACCGCTCAAGTATGGCATGATTCAAAACAACATCGGCACCGCCTGTTGGAATCTAGCACAATACGAACAACCTGCCCAAAATCTCCAGCTAGCTATAGATGTCTACACCGAAGCTCTCAAGTATCGCACTCCAGCTAATGTTCCCAGCGCCTGCGCCGCTACACAAAATAACCTGGGTACTGCCTACTGGCATCTAGCAAACCTATCTCAAACAACTAAAGAGGCACGGCAAAAGTATCTGCAACTATGTATTAGCGCTTACGAAGAGGCCGTAGCCTTGGCTCACTCACTTAGCGGTATTCCTTTAAGTTTTGATTTGCTTGCCTCTTATAATAACTTGGGACTAGCACATTATCAGCTAGTAATAGATAAGTCGTTTAATGATGACAAAGCAACACGTTCTCAACACCTAGAAATAGCATTAGACAACCATTTACAAGCCTTAAACGGATTAAGCAAACAGCCAGAGGCTTATCAAACATCCTTTAATTATATAGTGAAAACTATTCGTGCTTTTCATAATGAATTAGGCATACAAGGACAAAATCTGGCTTTATCTAAAGTTCCTAGTCAGTTGTTGCCAGAAATTTTGTCAAAGCTATAA
- the psb34 gene encoding photosystem II assembly protein Psb34: MPYTNEEGGLLNNFAKEPKIYQAEPPTEGQKRTYLLLGIVATVLVGGLILVAFFVSKSS; this comes from the coding sequence ATGCCCTATACAAACGAAGAAGGCGGTCTTCTAAATAATTTCGCCAAGGAACCAAAGATTTATCAAGCAGAACCCCCCACAGAAGGGCAGAAGCGAACTTATCTTTTACTAGGAATAGTCGCTACAGTTTTGGTTGGCGGCTTGATTCTAGTTGCCTTCTTTGTTTCTAAGAGCAGCTGA